A section of the Rhizobium sp. Pop5 genome encodes:
- a CDS encoding Flp family type IVb pilin: protein MKAFVNSVRAFAREEDGVALTEYLILLALLVGGVIAAVTLAGTNLATVWNGWAGWFTTKLSAPAAAG from the coding sequence ATGAAAGCCTTTGTAAATAGCGTACGCGCTTTCGCGCGGGAAGAAGACGGCGTCGCACTTACTGAATACCTCATTCTGCTTGCCTTGCTGGTTGGCGGCGTGATCGCGGCGGTGACATTGGCCGGCACCAATCTGGCTACCGTTTGGAACGGCTGGGCAGGGTGGTTTACGACCAAGCTGAGCGCCCCAGCAGCCGCAGGCTGA